DNA sequence from the Brachybacterium avium genome:
ATCTCCCGCCCGGACCGGGTCGAGGCCGGGCAGCTCCAGCCCACCCTGCTGTACGGCTACGGCGGCTTCGAGATCTCCCTGACCCCGTCCTACCTCGGCGGGATCGGCAAGGCCTGGCTCGAACGGGGCGGCACCTATGTGCTGGCCAACATCCGCGGCGGCGGCGAGTACGGCCCGCGCTGGCACCAGGCCGCGCTCAAGGAGCACCGCCACCGCGCCTACGAGGACTTCTCCTCGGTGGCGAAGGATCTGCTGGAGCGCGGGGTCACCGACCGCGATCACCTCGCGGTGCGCGGCGGCTCCAACGGCGGCCTGCTCACCGGCAACATGGTCACCCAGTACCCGGAGCTGTTCGGGGCGGTGATCATCCAGGTGCCGCTGCTGGACATGAAGCGCTACAGCCACCTGCTCGCCGGGGCGTCCTGGATGGCCGAGTACGGAGATCCGGACACCGAGGACTGGGAGTACCTGCGCAGCTTCAGCCCGTACCACCTGCTCGCGCAGGACCGAGCGGAGGAGTACCCGCCGACCTTCGTGCTGACCTCCACCCGCGACGACCGCGTCCATCCCGGGCACGCCCGGAAGTTCACCGCCGCGATGGAGTCCCTCTCGGCCGATGTGCGCTACTGGGAGAACATCGAGGGCGGCCACGGAGGAGCGGCCACCAACGAGCAGGCGGCCAGGATGAACGCCCTGCTGTACACCTTCCTGTGGGCCACGATCGGGGCGGACTCATGACCGCGGCCAGTACGCCGCAGGAGCCCGCTCCCGTCCCGTCGGGCGGCGCGGTCGAGGACCTGGACACCCTCGTGGATCGGCTCGCCGCGGAGCAGAGCGAGCCCGGCGCTCCGGCGGCGGGACCCGCCGGGACGGCGGCCGAGGCCGACGGGCGACCGGAGCCGCCGCTGCTGGCGGGGGAGCGGGAGACCCTGGAGGGCTTCCTGGACTTCCTGCGCGCCACGCTGCTGTGGAAGGCCGCCCCGCTGAGCGACGAACAGGCCTCACGGCGACTGGTCGGCTCCGACACCACCGTCACCGGGATGCTCCGCCACCTGGCCGACACCGAGCGGTACTGGTTCCGGGAGGTCCTCGGCGGTGTGCCGCTCGAAGACGTCGGCTACTGCTGGTCCGACGGCCAGGACACCGATCGCGAATGGCGGCTCCCGGCCGGGGCCTCCCTCCGGGACGCCCTCGACGACTACCGCGGCGCGACCGAGCAGTCCCGGTCCCAGCTCGCCGGTCGCGAGCCCGAGGAGGAGCTCCACGGCGGGAACGAGGTGCGGACCGTGCGCTGGGTGCTGACCCATATGGTCGAGGAGACCGCGCGCCACGCCGGGCAGCTCGACATCCTGGTGGAGCTGCTGGACGGCCGGACCGGAGAATGAGCGCCGCCCCGGTGTCACCGGCCTCCGCGCTGTCCCTGGCACCCGACTTCTTCGACCGGTCGGCGCAGGACGACCTGCTGCAGCTGCGCAACGACCTGATGACCGTCTACCGGGAATTCTCGGCCGACGACCCGCGGCTGTTCCCGCTGCGCTATGCCCGCACCGTCCCGCGTCGACCGCGCGCCGCGTCACCGCGACCGCGCACCGGCGAGCCTGCTCGGGCGCGGCCCCCGTCGGGCATCGCCCGCCCGCAGGTGCCGGTGCTGCTGATCCCCGACGGGCCCGCGCGGGCCTCCGTGCTGCCCTACGACGTGCTGCGACGCAGCCTGGCCGGCCGCGGACTGGACGTGCTGATGATGGAGCACCGCGGGGTGGGCCTGTCCCGGCTCGATGCGCGCGGCGAGACCCTGCCCGCGCACATCATGACCCTGCGCGAGGTGATCGGGGATCTTCTCGCGGTGCTCGACCACGCGCGCATCGAGCAGGCCGCGGTGGTGGGCAGCGGCTACGGCGCCTATCTCGCCCAGGTGCTCGCGATCCTGCATCCGCAGCGGGTGCATTCCCTGGTGCTCGACTCCCCGCTGACCAGTGCCGGGGACGAGGTCCTGGCCCAGCAGGCCCTGCGCGACCGGTACTGGGACGGCACCGAGCCGGCGACCGCCGCCACCGCTCGCACGCTGCGCCGGCTGGCGCAGGAGGGCACGATCGACGCCCAGCGGGCGGGTCCCGTGGTGCTGGCCGTGCATGAGCACGGCGGGCCGCAGGCGGTGCGTGAGCTGGTCGACCTGCTGGCCGTGGGCCGAGGGAACCTGACCTGGACGAGTGTGCGCCAGGTGCTGAACCAGGTGTGGCTGCAGTCCACGCCCTATGTCGTCGAGCACGATCTGACCGCCCGGATCGCGCACACCGAGCTCGGCGGCGGGCATCATGCCGATGACGGCCCGCTGGATCCGCTGGTGAACGAGGCGGAGCAGGCACGCGCCGTACCGCCGTTCCGCGGGGAGAAGCTGGA
Encoded proteins:
- a CDS encoding DinB family protein; this encodes MTAASTPQEPAPVPSGGAVEDLDTLVDRLAAEQSEPGAPAAGPAGTAAEADGRPEPPLLAGERETLEGFLDFLRATLLWKAAPLSDEQASRRLVGSDTTVTGMLRHLADTERYWFREVLGGVPLEDVGYCWSDGQDTDREWRLPAGASLRDALDDYRGATEQSRSQLAGREPEEELHGGNEVRTVRWVLTHMVEETARHAGQLDILVELLDGRTGE
- a CDS encoding alpha/beta fold hydrolase; its protein translation is MSAAPVSPASALSLAPDFFDRSAQDDLLQLRNDLMTVYREFSADDPRLFPLRYARTVPRRPRAASPRPRTGEPARARPPSGIARPQVPVLLIPDGPARASVLPYDVLRRSLAGRGLDVLMMEHRGVGLSRLDARGETLPAHIMTLREVIGDLLAVLDHARIEQAAVVGSGYGAYLAQVLAILHPQRVHSLVLDSPLTSAGDEVLAQQALRDRYWDGTEPATAATARTLRRLAQEGTIDAQRAGPVVLAVHEHGGPQAVRELVDLLAVGRGNLTWTSVRQVLNQVWLQSTPYVVEHDLTARIAHTELGGGHHADDGPLDPLVNEAEQARAVPPFRGEKLDLHQLAPAISAPTLVITGTQDLVSPPQIAHELARRIPSARLLEVPGARHSMLDTRSRILQVAARWSACGTAHLLPERAAELAALPVSATDLALSRGLQIALAAERLSPWRLRLASARAERERNLRAKAQVDPRSHLGRRGGIDRADPV